The Lysobacter enzymogenes genome window below encodes:
- a CDS encoding M13 family metallopeptidase: MSKSRLPLLLLLAVSTASVGAVHGVQPGDIDRNAKPCEDFFAYANGAWRQQNPIPDYMDRWSRRWQSGELNKERVRDILTELSARQDWAKGSAGQLAGDFYAACMDESAANALGAKPVQPWLAEIDAIKDRAGLQREIGKLNAVGIAAPFVVSSGESLREPSRTIAHLQAGGLGLPDRDYYLKPEPRFVEARAKYLVHVARMFELAGVPAADAQRDAQTVFDFEKRLAEASLDNVQLRDPKRQDNPTAFAELSKLAPGFDWGAYFDGAGIPREALNVTQPKFLRQFDQELTATPLAQWKAYLRWHALEASADTLSQPFVEENFAFNGKFLTGATQMKPRWKRCAELADAQLGDALGAKYVEKYFPPEAKARMQDMVKNILAAMDDTIRELDWMDAATKQKALEKRSTFVAKLGYPDTFKDYAGVEVSRASAWNNLQATSRWNVADDRRLIGKPTDRSRWGMTPPTSNAYYNPLQNEIVFPAGILQPPAFDVNATDAVNYGAIGVVIGHEISHGFDDQGAQFDAQGRLSNWWTPADGKQFAAKGQCVVDQFEGYFIEPGLHHNGKLVLGESIGDLAGAKIAYRAYLKSREGKGPEPTLDGFTPEQQFFIAWGQFRGDETRLETQRTMIQGDPHPVAKYRVNGPLSNLPAFQQTFQCKAGDAMVRAKEQQCEVW; the protein is encoded by the coding sequence GTGTCCAAGTCCCGCCTCCCGTTGTTGCTGTTGCTGGCCGTGTCCACCGCGTCGGTCGGTGCCGTGCACGGCGTCCAGCCCGGCGACATCGACCGCAACGCCAAGCCTTGCGAGGATTTCTTCGCTTACGCCAACGGCGCGTGGCGCCAGCAGAATCCGATTCCCGACTACATGGACCGCTGGAGCCGGCGCTGGCAGTCGGGCGAGCTCAACAAGGAGCGGGTGCGCGACATCCTGACCGAGTTGTCGGCGCGCCAGGATTGGGCCAAGGGCAGCGCGGGGCAGTTGGCCGGCGATTTCTACGCGGCGTGCATGGACGAGTCGGCGGCGAACGCGCTCGGCGCCAAGCCGGTGCAGCCGTGGCTGGCGGAGATCGATGCGATCAAGGACCGCGCCGGCCTGCAGCGCGAGATCGGCAAGTTGAACGCCGTCGGCATCGCCGCGCCGTTCGTGGTTTCGTCCGGCGAGAGCCTGCGCGAGCCTTCGCGTACCATCGCCCACCTCCAGGCCGGCGGCCTGGGCCTGCCCGACCGCGATTACTACCTCAAGCCCGAGCCGCGTTTCGTCGAAGCGCGCGCCAAGTACCTGGTCCACGTCGCGCGCATGTTCGAACTGGCCGGCGTGCCGGCCGCCGACGCCCAGCGCGATGCGCAGACGGTGTTCGATTTCGAAAAGCGCCTGGCCGAGGCTTCGCTCGACAACGTGCAGTTGCGCGATCCCAAGCGCCAGGACAACCCGACTGCGTTCGCCGAGCTGTCCAAACTGGCGCCCGGTTTCGATTGGGGCGCTTATTTCGACGGCGCCGGCATCCCGCGCGAAGCGCTCAACGTGACCCAGCCGAAGTTCCTGCGCCAGTTCGACCAGGAACTGACCGCCACGCCGCTGGCGCAATGGAAAGCCTATCTGCGCTGGCATGCGCTCGAAGCCTCCGCCGATACGCTGTCGCAGCCGTTCGTGGAGGAGAACTTCGCGTTCAACGGCAAGTTCCTGACCGGCGCCACCCAGATGAAGCCGCGCTGGAAGCGTTGCGCCGAACTCGCCGACGCCCAGCTCGGCGACGCGCTCGGCGCGAAGTACGTGGAGAAGTATTTCCCGCCGGAAGCCAAGGCGCGCATGCAGGACATGGTCAAGAACATCCTCGCGGCGATGGACGACACCATCCGCGAACTGGATTGGATGGATGCGGCGACCAAGCAAAAGGCCTTGGAAAAGCGCTCGACTTTCGTCGCCAAGCTCGGCTATCCGGACACGTTCAAGGACTACGCCGGGGTCGAGGTGAGCCGCGCGTCGGCCTGGAACAATCTGCAGGCGACCTCGCGCTGGAACGTGGCCGACGACCGCCGCCTGATCGGCAAGCCGACCGACCGCAGCCGCTGGGGCATGACTCCGCCGACCTCGAACGCGTACTACAACCCGTTGCAGAACGAGATCGTGTTCCCCGCCGGTATCCTGCAGCCGCCGGCGTTCGACGTGAACGCGACCGACGCGGTCAACTACGGCGCGATCGGCGTGGTGATCGGCCACGAGATCAGTCACGGCTTCGACGACCAGGGCGCGCAGTTCGATGCGCAAGGCCGCTTGTCGAACTGGTGGACGCCGGCCGACGGCAAGCAGTTCGCGGCCAAGGGCCAGTGCGTGGTCGATCAGTTCGAAGGCTATTTCATCGAACCCGGGCTGCACCACAACGGCAAGCTGGTGCTCGGCGAGTCCATCGGCGATCTCGCCGGCGCCAAGATCGCTTACCGCGCGTACCTGAAATCGCGCGAAGGCAAGGGGCCGGAGCCGACCTTGGACGGGTTCACGCCCGAGCAGCAGTTCTTCATCGCCTGGGGCCAGTTCCGCGGCGACGAAACCCGGCTGGAGACCCAGCGCACGATGATCCAGGGCGACCCGCATCCGGTCGCGAAGTATCGCGTCAACGGCCCGTTGTCGAACCTGCCGGCGTTCCAGCAGACGTTCCAGTGCAAGGCAGGCGATGCGATGGTGCGGGCGAAGGAGCAGCAGTGCGAGGTGTGGTGA
- a CDS encoding S8 family serine peptidase, with product MRSIARSALTPLFRALLPCLALAALPALAAPPSSPMPQHVLAKPIKTKLGRFDSREIIEVKFVDDSQVRLQSGRLSSAKLGRLTALDSLTGGAGPVAALEPLFHADAATLSALSKSAQAQGPQPDLSQWFRIRVKPGQDAARVIDELNAMSIVETAYAAPLPVPLPASPNYESNQYYKLPAAQNGIDSEYARTVAGGNGAGVRVLDIEYSWNTGHEDLSKLRLAGARVNNGTPTDPFNDNNHGTAVMGQLVADNNGIGVTGLVDGASAYMTNAMNTERGYDPANAILTAANFLRAGDVILIEQQAAGPSACNGYVPVEWIASVHAAIVTATNKGIHVVQAGGNGNMNLDNTSCFGSPFPAGRADSGSIIVGAGGPRSNTWCSDGTAERAKQSFSTYGSRVNVQAWGRCVTTTGYGNLYNGGVNAYYTKVFSGTSSASPIVASAVVALSGIAKQRGITLTPRQMRDLLRTTGTAQTGGGGNIGPLPNLRAAISQLGN from the coding sequence ATGCGTTCTATCGCCCGCTCCGCTCTCACGCCGTTGTTCCGCGCCTTGCTGCCCTGCCTCGCGCTCGCCGCGCTGCCCGCGCTCGCCGCGCCGCCGTCGAGCCCGATGCCCCAGCACGTGCTGGCGAAACCGATCAAGACCAAACTCGGCCGCTTCGACTCGCGCGAAATCATCGAGGTCAAGTTCGTCGACGACAGCCAGGTGCGTCTGCAAAGCGGCCGCCTGAGTTCGGCCAAGCTCGGCCGCCTGACCGCGCTGGACAGCCTCACCGGCGGCGCCGGCCCGGTCGCCGCGCTGGAACCGCTGTTCCATGCCGATGCCGCGACCCTGTCGGCGCTGAGCAAGAGTGCGCAGGCGCAAGGCCCGCAGCCCGACCTGAGCCAGTGGTTCCGGATCCGGGTCAAGCCCGGCCAGGACGCCGCGCGCGTCATCGACGAACTCAACGCGATGAGCATCGTCGAAACCGCCTACGCCGCGCCGCTGCCGGTGCCGCTGCCGGCCTCGCCGAACTACGAATCCAACCAGTACTACAAGCTGCCGGCCGCGCAGAACGGCATCGACAGCGAGTACGCGCGCACCGTCGCCGGCGGCAACGGCGCCGGCGTTCGCGTGCTCGACATCGAATACAGCTGGAACACCGGCCACGAAGACCTGTCCAAGCTGCGGCTGGCCGGCGCGCGGGTCAACAACGGCACCCCGACCGATCCGTTCAACGACAACAACCACGGCACCGCGGTGATGGGCCAACTGGTCGCCGACAACAACGGCATCGGCGTCACCGGCCTGGTCGACGGCGCCAGCGCGTACATGACCAACGCGATGAACACCGAACGCGGCTACGACCCGGCCAACGCCATCCTGACCGCCGCCAACTTCCTGCGCGCGGGCGACGTGATCCTGATCGAACAGCAGGCCGCCGGCCCCAGCGCCTGCAACGGCTACGTGCCGGTGGAATGGATCGCCTCGGTCCACGCCGCCATCGTCACCGCGACCAACAAGGGCATCCACGTGGTCCAGGCCGGCGGCAACGGCAACATGAATCTCGACAACACCTCGTGTTTCGGCTCGCCGTTCCCGGCCGGCCGCGCCGACTCGGGCTCGATCATCGTCGGCGCCGGCGGCCCGCGCTCCAATACGTGGTGCAGCGACGGCACCGCCGAACGCGCGAAGCAGTCGTTCTCGACCTACGGTTCGCGCGTCAACGTGCAGGCCTGGGGCCGCTGCGTCACCACCACCGGCTACGGCAACCTCTACAACGGCGGCGTCAACGCGTATTACACCAAGGTGTTCTCCGGAACCTCCAGCGCCTCGCCCATCGTCGCCTCGGCGGTGGTGGCGCTGTCGGGCATCGCCAAACAGCGCGGCATCACCTTGACCCCGCGGCAGATGCGCGACCTGCTGCGCACCACCGGCACCGCGCAAACCGGTGGCGGAGGCAATATCGGCCCGCTGCCGAACCTGCGCGCGGCGATTTCGCAACTCGGCAATTGA
- a CDS encoding helix-turn-helix domain-containing protein, whose protein sequence is MHAPTVPDIDAAAAPESPPAQTRTGCADATSPQLIAPSGRGQVVLDSAELRRLRQGRLLSQQDLADDCWRRNIRVSVATIKRAESGRAVRFRIAHELARCFGVPVMALVRAAPAA, encoded by the coding sequence ATGCATGCACCGACTGTTCCCGACATCGACGCCGCCGCCGCGCCTGAGTCGCCTCCCGCGCAAACCCGAACCGGTTGCGCCGACGCAACATCGCCGCAACTCATCGCGCCCAGCGGCCGCGGCCAGGTCGTGCTCGACAGCGCCGAACTGCGGCGCCTGCGGCAAGGCCGGCTGCTGAGCCAGCAAGACCTCGCCGACGACTGCTGGCGCCGCAACATCCGCGTGTCGGTGGCCACGATAAAACGCGCCGAATCCGGCCGCGCCGTGCGCTTCCGCATCGCCCACGAACTGGCGCGCTGCTTCGGCGTGCCGGTGATGGCGCTGGTGCGCGCCGCGCCCGCGGCGTGA
- a CDS encoding S1 family peptidase: protein MRKFSTSVLAVTVAMIASGSAFAADDLAPALKTAMQRDLGLNETQLVQYLKLESLAAQQAQTLETKLGRNFAGTWLERKADGSYALVAASTAINNTAAKAVPGVETRRVANSLSALNAAKGQLDSLLARNGKTPKGVYSWSVDLPSNSIVVGVAPGAEETGVDFVARSGLDSRLVRFETMKDVPQRRIAVQGGRGMLRNPGDGYLYACSVGFTVTKGSTPGYATAGHCGTVGEIVYQEAGQWNPGVRVGTFAASVMPSGTSTGPDRGWVKVDTTHTLSPSVYGYGNGDVTVRGSTEAAVGAALCRSGRTSGWHCGAIRTKNVTVSYQDDNGNPDGTVTGLTRTTACAEGGDSGGSFITGAGQAQGVLSGGSGSCQGSQGNNGGGNSYYTPINAILSAYSLTLRTSP from the coding sequence ATGCGCAAGTTCAGCACGTCGGTACTCGCCGTCACCGTTGCCATGATCGCCTCCGGTTCGGCCTTCGCCGCCGACGACCTCGCCCCCGCGTTGAAGACCGCCATGCAGCGCGACCTGGGCCTCAACGAAACCCAGCTCGTCCAGTACCTCAAGCTCGAAAGCCTCGCCGCGCAGCAAGCGCAGACCCTGGAAACCAAGCTCGGCCGCAACTTCGCCGGCACCTGGCTGGAGCGCAAGGCCGACGGTTCCTACGCGCTGGTCGCCGCCAGCACCGCGATCAACAACACCGCCGCCAAGGCCGTGCCGGGCGTGGAAACCCGCCGCGTGGCCAACAGCCTGAGCGCGCTCAACGCCGCCAAGGGCCAGCTCGACAGCCTGCTGGCGCGCAACGGCAAGACCCCGAAGGGCGTCTACAGCTGGTCGGTCGACCTGCCCAGCAACAGCATCGTCGTCGGCGTCGCCCCGGGCGCGGAAGAAACCGGCGTCGACTTCGTCGCGCGCAGCGGCCTGGATTCGCGTCTGGTGCGCTTCGAAACCATGAAGGACGTCCCGCAGCGCCGCATCGCCGTGCAGGGCGGCCGCGGCATGCTGCGCAACCCGGGCGACGGCTACCTGTACGCCTGCTCGGTCGGCTTCACCGTCACCAAGGGCAGCACCCCGGGCTACGCCACCGCCGGCCATTGCGGCACCGTCGGCGAAATCGTCTATCAGGAAGCCGGCCAGTGGAACCCGGGCGTCCGCGTCGGCACCTTCGCCGCCTCGGTGATGCCGAGCGGCACCAGCACCGGCCCCGACCGCGGCTGGGTCAAGGTCGACACCACCCACACCCTGTCGCCGAGCGTGTACGGCTACGGCAACGGCGACGTCACCGTGCGCGGCAGCACCGAAGCCGCCGTCGGCGCCGCGCTGTGCCGTTCGGGCCGCACCTCGGGCTGGCATTGCGGCGCCATCCGCACCAAGAACGTCACCGTCTCGTACCAGGACGACAACGGCAACCCCGACGGCACCGTCACCGGCCTGACCCGCACCACCGCCTGCGCCGAAGGCGGCGACTCGGGCGGCTCGTTCATCACCGGCGCCGGCCAGGCGCAGGGCGTGCTGTCGGGCGGCAGCGGCAGCTGCCAGGGCAGCCAGGGCAACAACGGCGGCGGCAACAGCTACTACACCCCGATCAACGCGATCCTGAGCGCGTACTCGCTGACGCTGCGTACCAGCCCGTAA